A single Primulina eburnea isolate SZY01 chromosome 11, ASM2296580v1, whole genome shotgun sequence DNA region contains:
- the LOC140806239 gene encoding alpha/beta hydrolase domain-containing protein VTE7-like, producing MVGALALGYPLYQCYPGKLLDFELSCRGGGDRGCGGDPNGEFPSFLPKEVYKIRDPFARTLAQRIQRLPVQVGFSESCIMSSCVTPRMRSTANPVVLLHCFDSSCLEWRSAYPLLEDAGLEVWAIDLLGWGFSDLECRPPCNVASKRYHLYQLWKSHIKRPMTLVGPSLGAAAAIDFAVNFPEAVDRLVLINANVYTKGTGVLTKLPKPLAYAMASLLKSVPIRWYAKLLVFEGISVSTIFDYTEVGRLHCLLPWWEDATVNFMLSGGYNVMGQIKRVKQKVLVISSEHDNIVDNKLAERLLNELPNATMREISNCGHMPHIEKPNVIAKLITDFARGGTNGAIREVEMPISYFVDDNSCKTNR from the exons ATGGTGGGAGCTTTGGCATTGGGATATCCGCTTTATCAATGCTATCCCGGAAAACTGCTGGATTTCGAACTTTCTTGCCGCGGCGGGGGCGATCGCGGGTGTGGCGGAGATCCCAACGGAGAGTTTCCATCTTTTCTGCCGAAGGAAGTGTACAAGATCAGAGACCCTTTTGCGAGAACTTTGGCTCAGAGGATACAGAGGCTTCCTGTGCAG GTGGGATTTTCCGAGAGTTGCATAATGAGTAGCTGTGTGACCCCAAGGATGCGAAGCACTGCCAATCCGGTGGTTCTTCTCCATTGCTTTGATAG CTCTTGTTTAGAATGGAGAAGTGCATATCCTTTGCTGGAGGATGCTGGGTTAGAGGTTTGGGCAATCGACCTTCTTGGATGGGGTTTCTCTGATTTAG AATGCCGCCCACCTTGTAATGTTGCATCGAAAAGATACCACCTTTACCAG CTATGGAAGTCTCACATCAAAAGACCAATGACTTTAGTTGGACCTAGCCTTGGTGCAGCTGCTGCAATAGATTTTGCTGTCAATTTTCCTGAAGCT GTCGATAGGCTCGTTTTGATTAATGCAAATGTTTATACCAAAGGGACTGGGGTTCTCACTAAATTACCCAAACCGTTGGCCTATGCAATG GCCTCTCTGCTGAAGAGTGTGCCAATACGGTGGTATGCAAAGCTACTGGTTTTCGAGGGTATATCAGTTTCTACGATATTTGACTATACAGAA GTGGGACGCCTTCACTGCCTCCTGCCGTGGTGGGAAGACGCTACCGTGAACTTTATGCTCAGTGGGGGATACAATGTCATGGGGCAAATCAAACGG GTAAAGCAAAAAGTTCTTGTCATCAGCAGCGAGCATGATAATATTGTGGACAACAAGCTTGCAGAG AGGCTGCTGAATGAACTGCCAAACGCTACAATGAGAGAAATATCGAATTGTGGGCATATGCCTCACATTGAGAAACCAAATGTGATCGCCAAACTGATTACCGATTTCGCTCGAGGAGGCACGAATGGAGCTATTCGTGAGGTCGAGATGCCGATTTCTTACTTTGTGGATGACAACTCTTGTAAAACAAACAGATAG
- the LOC140806240 gene encoding ribosome biogenesis protein WDR12 homolog isoform X1 encodes MAIDGGGLETTRQVQVRFVTKLKPPYKAPPTSISIPANLARFGLSALLNNLLQAGNADWEAEPFDFLIDGELVRMSLEEFLLAKGISAEKILEIEYIKAIVPKREEEPSMHDDWVSSVDGSNDGYILTGCYDGFGRIWRTGGICTHVLDGHSGPVTSVCILKPKEESVKDQIVATASKDKALRLWKFVVEDSFDQPKNVRAFKILRGHTAAVQSIAAASSGEMVCSGSWDCTINLWNTNTFQIEGNMVSLKKRKKNAENVELQSEGEALSTLVGHTQCVSSVIWPRRETIYSASWDHSIRRWDVETGKDNLSMSCGKVISCLDIGGESSTLVAAGGSDPIIRIWDPRRPGTLSPIFQFSSHNSWISSCKWHRKSCFHLVSASYDGKVMLWDLRTAWPLSVIDSHKDKVFCADWWKNDAVISGGADSKLCISSGISVQ; translated from the exons ATGGCTATCGATGGTGGAGGATTAGAGACAACGAGACAGGTGCAAGTCCGCTTCGTAACGAAGCTGAAGCCACCATATAAAGCACCTCCAACTTCCATCTCCATTCCTGCAAACCTCGCTCGCTTTGGCCTGTCAGCTCTGTTGAACAATCTCCTTCAAGCTG GAAATGCGGACTGGGAAGCAGAGCCATTTGATTTTCTCATTGATGGGGAGTTGGTTCGGATGTCCCTGGAAGAGTTTCTCCTTGCCAAAGGAATTTCAGCC GAAAAAATTCTTGAAATTGAATACATTAAAGCCATTGTTCCAAAACGAGAGGAAGAACCTTCTATGCATGATGATTGGGTTAGTTCAGTTGATGGTTCCAACGATGG GTACATTTTGACAGGATGCTATGATGGTTTTGGAAG GATATGGAGAACTGGTGGAATTTGTACACATGTACTGGATGGGCATTCTGGTCCAGTTACTTCAGTTTGTATTTTGAAACCAAAAG AAGAAAGCGTCAAAGATCAAATTGTTGCCACAGCTTCAAAAGACAAGGCCTTAAGGTTGTGGAAG TTTGTTGTGGAGGATTCCTTTGATCAACCAAAGAATGTTCGAGCATTTAAAATATTGCGTGGTCATACTGCTGCTGTTCAGAGCATTGCAGCCGCGTCTTCTGGTGAAATG GTGTGTTCAGGTTCTTGGGATTGTACAATTAACTTGTGGAACACAAATACTTTTCAAATTGAAGGTAATATGGTTTCATTGAAGAAGAGGAAAAAGAATGCGGAAAATGTGGAACTTCAATCTGAG GGAGAGGCTTTATCAACACTTGTGGGGCACACACAATGTGTGTCTTCGGTGATCTGGCCACGACGTGAAACAATTTATTCAGCATCTTGGGATCATTCTATTAGAAGATGGGATGTTGAGACAGGCAAAGACAATTTAAGCATG TCCTGTGGGAAGGTTATCAGCTGTCTTGATATTGGAGGTGAAAGTTCTACCCTCGTTGCAGCTGGAGGTTCTGACCCTATTATTAGAATATGGGATCCTCGAAGGCCAG GAACTTTGTCACCTATCTTCCAATTCTCATCACATAATTCTTGGATATCATCATGCAAGTGGCACAGGAAATCATGTTTTCACTTGGTATCCGCATCATATGATGGAAAAGTGATGCTCTGGGATCTTAGGACTGCG TGGCCATTGTCTGTGATCGATTCTCACAAGGACAAG GTGTTCTGTGCTGACTGGTGGAAAAATGATGCTGTAATAAGTGGTGGTGCTGACTCAAAACTTTGCATATCTTCTGGAATATCAGTACAATGA
- the LOC140806240 gene encoding ribosome biogenesis protein WDR12 homolog isoform X2 produces MAIDGGGLETTRQVQVRFVTKLKPPYKAPPTSISIPANLARFGLSALLNNLLQAGNADWEAEPFDFLIDGELVRMSLEEFLLAKGISAEKILEIEYIKAIVPKREEEPSMHDDWVSSVDGSNDGYILTGCYDGFGRIWRTGGICTHVLDGHSGPVTSVCILKPKESVKDQIVATASKDKALRLWKFVVEDSFDQPKNVRAFKILRGHTAAVQSIAAASSGEMVCSGSWDCTINLWNTNTFQIEGNMVSLKKRKKNAENVELQSEGEALSTLVGHTQCVSSVIWPRRETIYSASWDHSIRRWDVETGKDNLSMSCGKVISCLDIGGESSTLVAAGGSDPIIRIWDPRRPGTLSPIFQFSSHNSWISSCKWHRKSCFHLVSASYDGKVMLWDLRTAWPLSVIDSHKDKVFCADWWKNDAVISGGADSKLCISSGISVQ; encoded by the exons ATGGCTATCGATGGTGGAGGATTAGAGACAACGAGACAGGTGCAAGTCCGCTTCGTAACGAAGCTGAAGCCACCATATAAAGCACCTCCAACTTCCATCTCCATTCCTGCAAACCTCGCTCGCTTTGGCCTGTCAGCTCTGTTGAACAATCTCCTTCAAGCTG GAAATGCGGACTGGGAAGCAGAGCCATTTGATTTTCTCATTGATGGGGAGTTGGTTCGGATGTCCCTGGAAGAGTTTCTCCTTGCCAAAGGAATTTCAGCC GAAAAAATTCTTGAAATTGAATACATTAAAGCCATTGTTCCAAAACGAGAGGAAGAACCTTCTATGCATGATGATTGGGTTAGTTCAGTTGATGGTTCCAACGATGG GTACATTTTGACAGGATGCTATGATGGTTTTGGAAG GATATGGAGAACTGGTGGAATTTGTACACATGTACTGGATGGGCATTCTGGTCCAGTTACTTCAGTTTGTATTTTGAAACCAAAAG AAAGCGTCAAAGATCAAATTGTTGCCACAGCTTCAAAAGACAAGGCCTTAAGGTTGTGGAAG TTTGTTGTGGAGGATTCCTTTGATCAACCAAAGAATGTTCGAGCATTTAAAATATTGCGTGGTCATACTGCTGCTGTTCAGAGCATTGCAGCCGCGTCTTCTGGTGAAATG GTGTGTTCAGGTTCTTGGGATTGTACAATTAACTTGTGGAACACAAATACTTTTCAAATTGAAGGTAATATGGTTTCATTGAAGAAGAGGAAAAAGAATGCGGAAAATGTGGAACTTCAATCTGAG GGAGAGGCTTTATCAACACTTGTGGGGCACACACAATGTGTGTCTTCGGTGATCTGGCCACGACGTGAAACAATTTATTCAGCATCTTGGGATCATTCTATTAGAAGATGGGATGTTGAGACAGGCAAAGACAATTTAAGCATG TCCTGTGGGAAGGTTATCAGCTGTCTTGATATTGGAGGTGAAAGTTCTACCCTCGTTGCAGCTGGAGGTTCTGACCCTATTATTAGAATATGGGATCCTCGAAGGCCAG GAACTTTGTCACCTATCTTCCAATTCTCATCACATAATTCTTGGATATCATCATGCAAGTGGCACAGGAAATCATGTTTTCACTTGGTATCCGCATCATATGATGGAAAAGTGATGCTCTGGGATCTTAGGACTGCG TGGCCATTGTCTGTGATCGATTCTCACAAGGACAAG GTGTTCTGTGCTGACTGGTGGAAAAATGATGCTGTAATAAGTGGTGGTGCTGACTCAAAACTTTGCATATCTTCTGGAATATCAGTACAATGA